A genomic region of Exiguobacterium sp. Helios contains the following coding sequences:
- the flhB gene encoding flagellar biosynthesis protein FlhB, whose protein sequence is MKKYTLTLDLQYFAGEKTEKASPRKRDDSRKKGQVAKSADLTSSLMLFGMFLILFFFGPFLGKRFVMVLEDGLSAQTVLVAVEEGRVQEVMIEMLVQMSILVAPFFLTAVVIGILGNFVQIGALLSTESIQPKLDRINPLQGVKRIVSMKALIEFLKSVFKLLVIGVTSGTVLWNNKVEISRLTSEPIGDALAIIGHLTFLLGISVSIALIVLAVLDFAYQKFDFEKSIRMSKQDLKDEHKNTEGDPQIKGKIKQQQREMAMRRMMQEIPNADVVITNPTHYAVAIQYDDGKHAAPIVVAKGVDAVAFRIREKATAAEIPIIENRPLARALFAKSEIGMAVDESFYQALAETLAFVYQMKQAK, encoded by the coding sequence ATGAAAAAATACACATTAACGCTTGACCTCCAGTATTTTGCGGGCGAAAAGACGGAAAAGGCATCACCCCGAAAACGTGATGACTCTCGGAAAAAAGGTCAGGTCGCAAAGTCGGCTGATTTAACGAGCAGTTTGATGTTGTTCGGAATGTTCTTGATTCTATTTTTCTTTGGTCCGTTTTTAGGGAAACGGTTCGTCATGGTATTAGAAGATGGGCTGAGCGCCCAAACGGTTTTAGTCGCTGTCGAAGAAGGACGCGTCCAGGAAGTCATGATTGAAATGCTGGTCCAAATGAGTATTCTTGTTGCACCATTCTTTCTGACGGCTGTCGTCATCGGCATTTTAGGGAATTTTGTACAAATCGGAGCATTGCTTAGCACCGAATCGATTCAACCGAAACTCGACCGGATCAATCCGTTGCAAGGCGTCAAACGAATCGTCAGCATGAAAGCATTAATTGAATTCTTAAAATCTGTTTTTAAATTACTTGTCATCGGTGTGACGAGCGGAACTGTCTTATGGAATAACAAAGTAGAAATTTCACGTTTGACGTCAGAACCGATTGGTGACGCCTTGGCGATTATCGGTCATCTGACGTTCCTGTTAGGGATTTCGGTCAGTATTGCGTTGATTGTCCTTGCTGTACTAGATTTTGCATATCAAAAATTTGATTTTGAAAAGTCGATTCGGATGAGTAAACAAGACTTAAAGGATGAGCATAAGAATACGGAAGGTGACCCGCAAATCAAAGGGAAAATTAAACAGCAACAACGGGAGATGGCGATGCGGCGGATGATGCAAGAAATACCGAATGCCGATGTTGTCATTACGAACCCGACCCATTACGCCGTAGCGATTCAATATGATGACGGCAAACATGCCGCACCCATTGTCGTCGCCAAGGGAGTGGATGCTGTCGCATTCCGGATTCGGGAGAAGGCGACAGCAGCTGAGATCCCGATTATTGAAAATAGACCGCTCGCACGAGCATTATTCGCAAAATCAGAAATAGGAATGGCAGTGGATGAATCATTTTATCAGGCACTCGCTGAAACACTCGCCTTTGTCTATCAAATGAAACAAGCGAAATGA
- the fliR gene encoding flagellar biosynthetic protein FliR, whose translation MTLLSFVSVFLLVFGRLVGFLVAAPLFSSKQLPAQHKLAIAAGLAYFASYAVKTTVQVDDIDFFFRMGTEVIIGLALGLLASFLLYAPQMAGSIIDLQMGLAMASAYDPMFGGQSPIVGRFFYMLTLLVLLASDMHLILLDGIYTSFKIFPPGSAINVSGEAGMSLVVRVVGLAMLTALQMAMPLVVALFLVDLALGFLAKTAPQFNIFAIGFSVKLLMGYAILFLLAGATITGISRFVPLLQNVLSDAIQLLGG comes from the coding sequence ATGACGTTACTGTCCTTTGTCAGTGTTTTTTTACTTGTATTTGGCCGACTTGTTGGATTTTTAGTGGCTGCTCCTTTGTTTTCATCGAAGCAGTTACCCGCTCAGCATAAGTTGGCAATTGCTGCAGGACTTGCCTATTTTGCCAGTTACGCGGTCAAGACAACGGTTCAAGTCGATGACATCGATTTCTTTTTTCGAATGGGAACAGAAGTCATCATTGGGCTCGCCCTCGGTTTGCTCGCCAGTTTTTTACTGTATGCGCCACAAATGGCCGGATCAATCATTGATTTACAGATGGGGCTGGCGATGGCTTCCGCATATGATCCGATGTTTGGTGGTCAATCGCCGATCGTCGGTCGATTTTTTTACATGTTGACACTGCTCGTGCTGCTGGCGTCAGATATGCATTTGATTTTACTGGATGGCATCTATACGAGTTTTAAAATCTTTCCGCCCGGCAGTGCGATTAACGTTTCCGGAGAAGCCGGCATGAGCTTAGTCGTTCGTGTCGTCGGGCTCGCGATGCTCACGGCTCTTCAAATGGCGATGCCACTTGTGGTTGCCTTGTTTTTAGTCGATTTGGCGCTTGGTTTTTTAGCGAAAACCGCACCCCAGTTCAATATTTTTGCGATTGGATTTTCCGTCAAGTTATTGATGGGTTATGCGATTTTGTTTTTACTCGCCGGAGCGACCATTACCGGGATTTCCCGATTTGTTCCCTTATTACAAAACGTACTGTCCGATGCGATTCAATTACTAGGAGGTTGA
- the fliQ gene encoding flagellar biosynthesis protein FliQ: protein MTQEMIIQLASSAVWTLLKVSAPLLLVSLVVGLLVSILQATTQIQEQTLSFVPKIVAVFLALVFFGPWIMEELKTFTIEIFKQIAEVSRK from the coding sequence ATGACGCAGGAAATGATTATTCAATTAGCCAGTTCGGCCGTCTGGACCTTGTTAAAGGTGTCAGCTCCGCTCTTGCTCGTCTCACTCGTCGTTGGACTTCTCGTCAGCATCTTGCAGGCGACGACTCAAATTCAAGAGCAGACCTTATCGTTTGTTCCGAAGATTGTTGCCGTTTTTTTAGCACTCGTCTTTTTTGGACCATGGATCATGGAAGAACTCAAAACGTTTACGATTGAAATCTTCAAACAGATTGCCGAGGTTTCGCGAAAATGA
- the fliP gene encoding flagellar type III secretion system pore protein FliP (The bacterial flagellar biogenesis protein FliP forms a type III secretion system (T3SS)-type pore required for flagellar assembly.), whose translation MTTIENLISLDTPSGTATSIKLLVLLTLLSLAPSLLILMTCFTRVIVVLSFVRSALGTQQTPPNQLLVGLALFITLFVMAPILTELNTTALQPYMDDKISQEEAFDQAGGTMKRFMSQYTRSNDLELFLKYGNYEKPEKVEDIPLVALVPAYAISELKTAFQIGFMIFIPFLVIDMVVSSVLMSMGMMMLPPVMIALPFKLLLFILVDGWHLIVESLLVSMR comes from the coding sequence ATTTCCTTGGATACGCCGTCCGGGACGGCGACTTCCATCAAATTACTGGTCTTACTTACGCTTTTATCATTAGCACCGTCGTTACTGATTTTGATGACTTGTTTCACACGCGTCATCGTCGTCTTATCCTTTGTTCGTTCTGCTTTAGGAACACAACAAACACCGCCTAACCAACTGCTCGTCGGACTGGCGTTATTCATCACATTGTTCGTTATGGCACCTATTTTAACAGAATTGAACACGACGGCATTACAACCGTACATGGACGACAAAATCAGTCAAGAGGAAGCCTTTGATCAAGCCGGAGGAACGATGAAACGTTTTATGTCTCAATACACGCGGAGCAATGACTTAGAACTGTTTTTGAAGTATGGCAATTACGAGAAGCCCGAGAAGGTGGAAGATATTCCGCTCGTCGCGTTAGTACCGGCCTATGCCATCAGTGAGTTAAAGACGGCGTTTCAAATCGGATTTATGATTTTCATTCCGTTCCTCGTCATCGATATGGTCGTTTCGAGTGTCTTGATGTCGATGGGGATGATGATGTTACCACCGGTCATGATTGCCTTACCGTTTAAATTATTATTGTTCATTTTAGTAGATGGTTGGCATTTGATTGTCGAATCACTACTCGTCAGCATGCGATAG